A single window of Lytechinus variegatus isolate NC3 chromosome 8, Lvar_3.0, whole genome shotgun sequence DNA harbors:
- the LOC121419858 gene encoding ubiquitin carboxyl-terminal hydrolase 25-like isoform X3, with protein MTIEQNAIRNQQLIKNQETALNQLKEITGVHDPAALRHAYEASDGDITQAITFLTEGHDNTAAGGSAGTATAAAPGHQGNPRHQVAHQPVAVATAAATAAAPVTQPANAPANVYGPRNRPQGEGGKSSDVIDLTQDRDEKEDLQRAIALSLQETTQSSIGVSAEEQDISRVLEQSIRDAGQGRSNTWFVDPLNPHDRQRESGWPVGLKNVGNTCWFSAVIQSLFHLPAFRQLVLNFSPQPAKNTGTGDTNSHNHRNLLFMSELRSLFALMLGTNRKYVDPSKSVQILKAAFSGGGADNQQDVSEFTHKLLEWLEEAFKLDTSGHPSQNEGAEGGESTNKNPMLDLFYGQYKAEGINEGKVFSNLETFGQCPLQINGYNDLHQSLEASMSKAEIETVNGDATYRSAQEHWFTRLPHVLIFELSRFQFNQELGRPEKIHNQFKFPSLLYMDRYMDANREVVRKKREEVAILRLQYSELQSRLERFLCYGSGAKRMPLYDVLQYTLEYANSGCPEQRHLDGMGSPRTSCNNNSASEDVEMASPCGSAKNSPRPGSSPNLQPMQHPFSPPSPTSLSSSPTVSSKVPRYQKPPPLNLLDKPSLQHGTAGSPGHTPGGPTGTIPGPSMKHELPSPKPGHITDSELDILQGCLKRWRTEVMSEVKDLHHEIAKVEEKIHTTYEEAELKYQKYRLHAVLVHEGQALAGHYWAYILNHKRNVWIKFNDIAVTEVTWEELERVSLGGDGNASAYCVMYVESGNRALFEEVHAETGLINLDDLANDLRQLIVDDNQKFEEELKQWDEQVQLRRQQQLQLQLQQQGERGQADGGTREKITSRGANTTNNDVVPLDDVPMRDEDDAMSPRRGPPLTNQDSMETSHPETRPKTPKSPRTPKSPVSTAPFFGEGGPEAAVQQMYARELKRCQELALSEDPPDSDARLESFAVYLLRNNAANGLMQQSILIQLKDLGLASDDLRSQAIGKIAQRKLESDQDYRNVHSQLKQWQSDYSTFVRTASFFNHGISLCLRQGMYQDAMPYFIHACKLNETFDPSQTNKRMDNKLLEYYRRHCLIQLNEQCATTFDAGEEADASASLQIMSELVVPCTSLLGSNPGEDAQAVEEIRSRWCSYLGHDLPGKLQDKLQDLLSRLLDGGSDGQTVKTPRPVRSQRSVNHGQQFRSTMQLIREFEHANREEDSSS; from the exons AACCAAGAGACTGCCCTCAACCAACTGAAAGAGATAACAGGAGTCCATGACCCAGCGGCTCTGAGGCATGCCTATGAAGCCAGCGATGGGGACATCACCCAGGCCATCACCTTCTTGACTGAAGGCCATGACAACACTGCTGCAGGTGGCTCAGCAGGAACGGCAACAGCAGCAGCTCCAGGTCACCAGGGGAATCCCAGGCATCAAGTTGCCCATCAGCCAGTGGCTGTTGCAACCGCTGCAGCCACAGCAGCAGCACCGGTGACTCAGCCAGCCAATGCTCCTGCCAATGTGTATGGCCCTAGGAACAGGCCCCAAG GAGAGGGTGGTAAGTCATCTGATGTTATTGATCTTACCCAGGATAGAGACGAGAAGGAAGATCTTCAAAGAGCCATTGCTCTCAGTCTACAGGAAACAACTCAATCAAGCATCGGTGTGTCCGCAGAAGAACAAGATATCAGCAG AGTTCTTGAACAGAGCATACGTGATGCAGGTCAAGGTAGAAGCAATACATGGTTCGTCGACCCTCTCAATCCTCATGATAGGCAGAGGGAAAGCGGCTGGCCGGTAGGACTAAAGAATGTAGGCAACACGTGCTGGTTCTCTGCTGTTATACag TCATTGTTTCATCTTCCTGCCTTTCGTCAATTGGTGCTCAACTTCAGCCCTCAACCTGCCAAAAACACAGGAACAGGAGATACCAACAGTCAT AATCACAGAAATCTTTTATTCATGTCGGAGCTCAGATCTCTGTTTGCCCTGATGCTTGGTACCAATAGAAAGTATGTGGACCCTTCCAAGTCTGTCCAGATCCTCAAAGCAGCTTTCAGTGGTGGAGGTGCAGATAACCAACAG gatGTTAGTGAGTTTACTCATAAACTCTTGGAATGGTTAGAAGAGGCCTTCAAATTAGACACATCGGGACATCCCTCACAGAATGAAGG AGCCGAAGGAGGTGAAAGTACCAACAAGAACCCTATGCTAGATCTCTTCTACGGTCAGTACAAGGCCGAAGGTATCAACGAGGGCAAGGTCTTCAGTAACCTTGAGACTTTCGGACAGTGCCCTCTACAGATCAACGGTTATAATGACCTTCACCAGAGCCTGGAGGCATCCATGTCCAAGGCAGAAATAGAAACGGTCAATGGAGATGCAACCTACAGATCAGCACAAGAG CACTGGTTCACGAGGTTACCCCATGTTTTAATCTTCGAGCTTTCAAGATTTCAATTCAACCAAGAGCTTGGCCGGCCAGAGAAAATACACAACCAATTTAAATTCCCTTCACTACTTTACATGGATAG ATATATGGATGCTAACAGGGAAGTTGTTAGAAAAAAGCGGGAAGAAGTTGCCATCCTTCGCCTACAGTATAGTGAACTGCAGTCTAGATTAGAAAG ATTTTTATGCTACGGAAGCGGTGCTAAGCGAATGCCTTTATACGATGTCCTTCAATACACGTTAGAATATGCAAACAGCGGATGCCCGGAACAACGGCATCTGGACGGGATGGGAAGCCCTCGGACTAGCTGCAATAATAACTCTGCCAGTGAAGATGTGGAGATGGCCTCGCCCTGTGGGTCAGCAAAGAATAGCCCAAGACCAGG ATCCTCACCAAACCTTCAGCCCATGCAGCATCCCTTCTCTCCACCCAGCCCCACCTCTCTCTCCAGCTCACCAACAGTGTCTTCCAAAGTCCCAAGGTACCAGAAGCCACCACCGTTGAACCTTCTAGACAAGCCCTCATTGCAGCACGGAACAGCTGGTTCACCCGGCCACACCCCTGGGGGTCCCACTGGTACCATTCCAGGACCGTCAATGAAGCATGAGCTGCCTTCGCCTAAGCCTGGCCACATTACCGATTCTGAGCTAGATATCTTACAAGGGTGCCTGAAGAGATGGAGAACGGAGGTCATGagtgaggtcaaag ACTTGCACCATGAGATTGCCAAAGTGGAAGAGAAGATTCATACAACATATGAGGAAGCTGAGCTCAAATAT CAAAAGTACCGCCTCCATGCTGTCCTGGTACACGAAGGTCAAGCCCTAGCCGGTCACTACTGGGCCTACATCCTAAACCACAAGAGGAACGTCTGGATCAAATTCAATGACATCGCCGTTACCGAGGTAACATGGGAGGAGCTAGAGAGGGTATCGTTAGGAGGAGACGGTAACGCTAGTGCCTATTGTGTCATGTACGTTGAGTCTGGTAACCGAGCGCTCTTTGAAG AGGTCCATGCAGAAACTGGTCTGATCAATTTGGATGACCTGGCCAACGACCTCCGACAACTCATCGTCGACGACAACCAGAAATTTGAAGAGGAGCTGAAGCAGTGGGACGAGCAAGTGCAGCTACGCCGACAACAACAGCTGCAACTTCAGCTTCAacag CAGGGAGAGAGAGGACAAGCCGACGGTGGGACCAGGGAGAAGATTACATCAAGAGGAGCAAACACTACTAACAATGATGTTGTCCCTCTTGATGATGTCCCTATGAGGGACGAGGATGATGCAATGTCACCGAGGAGAGGACCGCCCCTTACCAACCAGGACAGCATGGAGACAAGTC ATCCAGAGACCAGGCCCAAGACCCCTAAGAGTCCTAGAACACCAAAGAGTCCTGTCTCCACTGCTCCTTTCTTTGGAGAAGGTGGCCCAGAGGCAGCAGTGCAGCAG ATGTATGCACGTGAACTGAAGAGATGTCAGGAGCTTGCCTTGTCTGAGGACCCCCCTGATTCTGATGCAAGGTTAGAATCGTTTGCTGTCTATCTCCTGAGAAACAATGCAGCTAACGGCCTCATGCAACAGAGTATACTAATACAACTCAAAGACTTAGGATTAGCGTCAGATGATCTGAG GAGTCAAGCGATAGGTAAGATTGCCCAGCGTAAGCTTGAGAGTGACCAAGACTATCGGAATGTCCACTCTCAGTTGAAGCAATGGCAGTCAGATTACAGCACCTTCGTCAGGACGGCTTCATTCTTCAATCACGGCATCTCGTTGTGCCTCAGACAAGGAAT GTATCAAGATGCAATGCCATATTTCATACATGCCTGTAAACTCAACGAAACCTTCGATCCGTCCCAAACAAACAAGAGAATGGATAACAAACTACTAGAATACTACAGGAGACATTGTTTAATA CAACTCAACGAGCAGTGTGCCACGACTTTTGATGCGGGAGAAGAGGCAGATGCCAGCGCAAGTCTGCAGATCATGAGTGAGCTGGTTGTGCCATGTACGAGCCTTCTTGGGTCCAACCCAGGAGAAGATGCACAGGCCGTGGAAGAGATCAGGTCTAGGTGGTGCTCGTATCTTGGCCATGACCTCCCCG
- the LOC121419858 gene encoding ubiquitin carboxyl-terminal hydrolase 25-like isoform X1: MTVRELLLDKNGGAAGDEHSSLALRRKFRSMHVNQETALNQLKEITGVHDPAALRHAYEASDGDITQAITFLTEGHDNTAAGGSAGTATAAAPGHQGNPRHQVAHQPVAVATAAATAAAPVTQPANAPANVYGPRNRPQGEGGKSSDVIDLTQDRDEKEDLQRAIALSLQETTQSSIGVSAEEQDISRVLEQSIRDAGQGRSNTWFVDPLNPHDRQRESGWPVGLKNVGNTCWFSAVIQSLFHLPAFRQLVLNFSPQPAKNTGTGDTNSHNHRNLLFMSELRSLFALMLGTNRKYVDPSKSVQILKAAFSGGGADNQQDVSEFTHKLLEWLEEAFKLDTSGHPSQNEGAEGGESTNKNPMLDLFYGQYKAEGINEGKVFSNLETFGQCPLQINGYNDLHQSLEASMSKAEIETVNGDATYRSAQEHWFTRLPHVLIFELSRFQFNQELGRPEKIHNQFKFPSLLYMDRYMDANREVVRKKREEVAILRLQYSELQSRLERFLCYGSGAKRMPLYDVLQYTLEYANSGCPEQRHLDGMGSPRTSCNNNSASEDVEMASPCGSAKNSPRPGSSPNLQPMQHPFSPPSPTSLSSSPTVSSKVPRYQKPPPLNLLDKPSLQHGTAGSPGHTPGGPTGTIPGPSMKHELPSPKPGHITDSELDILQGCLKRWRTEVMSEVKDLHHEIAKVEEKIHTTYEEAELKYQKYRLHAVLVHEGQALAGHYWAYILNHKRNVWIKFNDIAVTEVTWEELERVSLGGDGNASAYCVMYVESGNRALFEEVHAETGLINLDDLANDLRQLIVDDNQKFEEELKQWDEQVQLRRQQQLQLQLQQQGERGQADGGTREKITSRGANTTNNDVVPLDDVPMRDEDDAMSPRRGPPLTNQDSMETSHPETRPKTPKSPRTPKSPVSTAPFFGEGGPEAAVQQMYARELKRCQELALSEDPPDSDARLESFAVYLLRNNAANGLMQQSILIQLKDLGLASDDLRSQAIGKIAQRKLESDQDYRNVHSQLKQWQSDYSTFVRTASFFNHGISLCLRQGMYQDAMPYFIHACKLNETFDPSQTNKRMDNKLLEYYRRHCLIQLNEQCATTFDAGEEADASASLQIMSELVVPCTSLLGSNPGEDAQAVEEIRSRWCSYLGHDLPGKLQDKLQDLLSRLLDGGSDGQTVKTPRPVRSQRSVNHGQQFRSTMQLIREFEHANREEDSSS; this comes from the exons aTGACTGTTCGTGAGCTCCTCCTTGATAAAAATGGAGGTGCTGCAGGAGATGAGCACTCGAGCCTTGCTCTAAGGAGAAAGTTTCGCTCAATGCATGTG AACCAAGAGACTGCCCTCAACCAACTGAAAGAGATAACAGGAGTCCATGACCCAGCGGCTCTGAGGCATGCCTATGAAGCCAGCGATGGGGACATCACCCAGGCCATCACCTTCTTGACTGAAGGCCATGACAACACTGCTGCAGGTGGCTCAGCAGGAACGGCAACAGCAGCAGCTCCAGGTCACCAGGGGAATCCCAGGCATCAAGTTGCCCATCAGCCAGTGGCTGTTGCAACCGCTGCAGCCACAGCAGCAGCACCGGTGACTCAGCCAGCCAATGCTCCTGCCAATGTGTATGGCCCTAGGAACAGGCCCCAAG GAGAGGGTGGTAAGTCATCTGATGTTATTGATCTTACCCAGGATAGAGACGAGAAGGAAGATCTTCAAAGAGCCATTGCTCTCAGTCTACAGGAAACAACTCAATCAAGCATCGGTGTGTCCGCAGAAGAACAAGATATCAGCAG AGTTCTTGAACAGAGCATACGTGATGCAGGTCAAGGTAGAAGCAATACATGGTTCGTCGACCCTCTCAATCCTCATGATAGGCAGAGGGAAAGCGGCTGGCCGGTAGGACTAAAGAATGTAGGCAACACGTGCTGGTTCTCTGCTGTTATACag TCATTGTTTCATCTTCCTGCCTTTCGTCAATTGGTGCTCAACTTCAGCCCTCAACCTGCCAAAAACACAGGAACAGGAGATACCAACAGTCAT AATCACAGAAATCTTTTATTCATGTCGGAGCTCAGATCTCTGTTTGCCCTGATGCTTGGTACCAATAGAAAGTATGTGGACCCTTCCAAGTCTGTCCAGATCCTCAAAGCAGCTTTCAGTGGTGGAGGTGCAGATAACCAACAG gatGTTAGTGAGTTTACTCATAAACTCTTGGAATGGTTAGAAGAGGCCTTCAAATTAGACACATCGGGACATCCCTCACAGAATGAAGG AGCCGAAGGAGGTGAAAGTACCAACAAGAACCCTATGCTAGATCTCTTCTACGGTCAGTACAAGGCCGAAGGTATCAACGAGGGCAAGGTCTTCAGTAACCTTGAGACTTTCGGACAGTGCCCTCTACAGATCAACGGTTATAATGACCTTCACCAGAGCCTGGAGGCATCCATGTCCAAGGCAGAAATAGAAACGGTCAATGGAGATGCAACCTACAGATCAGCACAAGAG CACTGGTTCACGAGGTTACCCCATGTTTTAATCTTCGAGCTTTCAAGATTTCAATTCAACCAAGAGCTTGGCCGGCCAGAGAAAATACACAACCAATTTAAATTCCCTTCACTACTTTACATGGATAG ATATATGGATGCTAACAGGGAAGTTGTTAGAAAAAAGCGGGAAGAAGTTGCCATCCTTCGCCTACAGTATAGTGAACTGCAGTCTAGATTAGAAAG ATTTTTATGCTACGGAAGCGGTGCTAAGCGAATGCCTTTATACGATGTCCTTCAATACACGTTAGAATATGCAAACAGCGGATGCCCGGAACAACGGCATCTGGACGGGATGGGAAGCCCTCGGACTAGCTGCAATAATAACTCTGCCAGTGAAGATGTGGAGATGGCCTCGCCCTGTGGGTCAGCAAAGAATAGCCCAAGACCAGG ATCCTCACCAAACCTTCAGCCCATGCAGCATCCCTTCTCTCCACCCAGCCCCACCTCTCTCTCCAGCTCACCAACAGTGTCTTCCAAAGTCCCAAGGTACCAGAAGCCACCACCGTTGAACCTTCTAGACAAGCCCTCATTGCAGCACGGAACAGCTGGTTCACCCGGCCACACCCCTGGGGGTCCCACTGGTACCATTCCAGGACCGTCAATGAAGCATGAGCTGCCTTCGCCTAAGCCTGGCCACATTACCGATTCTGAGCTAGATATCTTACAAGGGTGCCTGAAGAGATGGAGAACGGAGGTCATGagtgaggtcaaag ACTTGCACCATGAGATTGCCAAAGTGGAAGAGAAGATTCATACAACATATGAGGAAGCTGAGCTCAAATAT CAAAAGTACCGCCTCCATGCTGTCCTGGTACACGAAGGTCAAGCCCTAGCCGGTCACTACTGGGCCTACATCCTAAACCACAAGAGGAACGTCTGGATCAAATTCAATGACATCGCCGTTACCGAGGTAACATGGGAGGAGCTAGAGAGGGTATCGTTAGGAGGAGACGGTAACGCTAGTGCCTATTGTGTCATGTACGTTGAGTCTGGTAACCGAGCGCTCTTTGAAG AGGTCCATGCAGAAACTGGTCTGATCAATTTGGATGACCTGGCCAACGACCTCCGACAACTCATCGTCGACGACAACCAGAAATTTGAAGAGGAGCTGAAGCAGTGGGACGAGCAAGTGCAGCTACGCCGACAACAACAGCTGCAACTTCAGCTTCAacag CAGGGAGAGAGAGGACAAGCCGACGGTGGGACCAGGGAGAAGATTACATCAAGAGGAGCAAACACTACTAACAATGATGTTGTCCCTCTTGATGATGTCCCTATGAGGGACGAGGATGATGCAATGTCACCGAGGAGAGGACCGCCCCTTACCAACCAGGACAGCATGGAGACAAGTC ATCCAGAGACCAGGCCCAAGACCCCTAAGAGTCCTAGAACACCAAAGAGTCCTGTCTCCACTGCTCCTTTCTTTGGAGAAGGTGGCCCAGAGGCAGCAGTGCAGCAG ATGTATGCACGTGAACTGAAGAGATGTCAGGAGCTTGCCTTGTCTGAGGACCCCCCTGATTCTGATGCAAGGTTAGAATCGTTTGCTGTCTATCTCCTGAGAAACAATGCAGCTAACGGCCTCATGCAACAGAGTATACTAATACAACTCAAAGACTTAGGATTAGCGTCAGATGATCTGAG GAGTCAAGCGATAGGTAAGATTGCCCAGCGTAAGCTTGAGAGTGACCAAGACTATCGGAATGTCCACTCTCAGTTGAAGCAATGGCAGTCAGATTACAGCACCTTCGTCAGGACGGCTTCATTCTTCAATCACGGCATCTCGTTGTGCCTCAGACAAGGAAT GTATCAAGATGCAATGCCATATTTCATACATGCCTGTAAACTCAACGAAACCTTCGATCCGTCCCAAACAAACAAGAGAATGGATAACAAACTACTAGAATACTACAGGAGACATTGTTTAATA CAACTCAACGAGCAGTGTGCCACGACTTTTGATGCGGGAGAAGAGGCAGATGCCAGCGCAAGTCTGCAGATCATGAGTGAGCTGGTTGTGCCATGTACGAGCCTTCTTGGGTCCAACCCAGGAGAAGATGCACAGGCCGTGGAAGAGATCAGGTCTAGGTGGTGCTCGTATCTTGGCCATGACCTCCCCG
- the LOC121419858 gene encoding ubiquitin carboxyl-terminal hydrolase 25-like isoform X2, with amino-acid sequence MTVRELLLDKNGGAAGDEHSSLALRRKFRSMHVNQETALNQLKEITGVHDPAALRHAYEASDGDITQAITFLTEGHDNTAAGGSAGTATAAAPGHQGNPRHQVAHQPVAVATAAATAAAPVTQPANAPANVYGPRNRPQGEGGKSSDVIDLTQDRDEKEDLQRAIALSLQETTQSSIGVSAEEQDISRVLEQSIRDAGQGRSNTWFVDPLNPHDRQRESGWPVGLKNVGNTCWFSAVIQSLFHLPAFRQLVLNFSPQPAKNTGTGDTNSHNHRNLLFMSELRSLFALMLGTNRKYVDPSKSVQILKAAFSGGGADNQQDVSEFTHKLLEWLEEAFKLDTSGHPSQNEGAEGGESTNKNPMLDLFYGQYKAEGINEGKVFSNLETFGQCPLQINGYNDLHQSLEASMSKAEIETVNGDATYRSAQEHWFTRLPHVLIFELSRFQFNQELGRPEKIHNQFKFPSLLYMDRYMDANREVVRKKREEVAILRLQYSELQSRLERFLCYGSGAKRMPLYDVLQYTLEYANSGCPEQRHLDGMGSPRTSCNNNSASEDVEMASPCGSAKNSPRPGSSPNLQPMQHPFSPPSPTSLSSSPTVSSKVPRYQKPPPLNLLDKPSLQHGTAGSPGHTPGGPTGTIPGPSMKHELPSPKPGHITDSELDILQGCLKRWRTEVMSEVKDLHHEIAKVEEKIHTTYEEAELKYQKYRLHAVLVHEGQALAGHYWAYILNHKRNVWIKFNDIAVTEVTWEELERVSLGGDGNASAYCVMYVESGNRALFEEVHAETGLINLDDLANDLRQLIVDDNQKFEEELKQWDEQVQLRRQQQLQLQLQQGERGQADGGTREKITSRGANTTNNDVVPLDDVPMRDEDDAMSPRRGPPLTNQDSMETSHPETRPKTPKSPRTPKSPVSTAPFFGEGGPEAAVQQMYARELKRCQELALSEDPPDSDARLESFAVYLLRNNAANGLMQQSILIQLKDLGLASDDLRSQAIGKIAQRKLESDQDYRNVHSQLKQWQSDYSTFVRTASFFNHGISLCLRQGMYQDAMPYFIHACKLNETFDPSQTNKRMDNKLLEYYRRHCLIQLNEQCATTFDAGEEADASASLQIMSELVVPCTSLLGSNPGEDAQAVEEIRSRWCSYLGHDLPGKLQDKLQDLLSRLLDGGSDGQTVKTPRPVRSQRSVNHGQQFRSTMQLIREFEHANREEDSSS; translated from the exons aTGACTGTTCGTGAGCTCCTCCTTGATAAAAATGGAGGTGCTGCAGGAGATGAGCACTCGAGCCTTGCTCTAAGGAGAAAGTTTCGCTCAATGCATGTG AACCAAGAGACTGCCCTCAACCAACTGAAAGAGATAACAGGAGTCCATGACCCAGCGGCTCTGAGGCATGCCTATGAAGCCAGCGATGGGGACATCACCCAGGCCATCACCTTCTTGACTGAAGGCCATGACAACACTGCTGCAGGTGGCTCAGCAGGAACGGCAACAGCAGCAGCTCCAGGTCACCAGGGGAATCCCAGGCATCAAGTTGCCCATCAGCCAGTGGCTGTTGCAACCGCTGCAGCCACAGCAGCAGCACCGGTGACTCAGCCAGCCAATGCTCCTGCCAATGTGTATGGCCCTAGGAACAGGCCCCAAG GAGAGGGTGGTAAGTCATCTGATGTTATTGATCTTACCCAGGATAGAGACGAGAAGGAAGATCTTCAAAGAGCCATTGCTCTCAGTCTACAGGAAACAACTCAATCAAGCATCGGTGTGTCCGCAGAAGAACAAGATATCAGCAG AGTTCTTGAACAGAGCATACGTGATGCAGGTCAAGGTAGAAGCAATACATGGTTCGTCGACCCTCTCAATCCTCATGATAGGCAGAGGGAAAGCGGCTGGCCGGTAGGACTAAAGAATGTAGGCAACACGTGCTGGTTCTCTGCTGTTATACag TCATTGTTTCATCTTCCTGCCTTTCGTCAATTGGTGCTCAACTTCAGCCCTCAACCTGCCAAAAACACAGGAACAGGAGATACCAACAGTCAT AATCACAGAAATCTTTTATTCATGTCGGAGCTCAGATCTCTGTTTGCCCTGATGCTTGGTACCAATAGAAAGTATGTGGACCCTTCCAAGTCTGTCCAGATCCTCAAAGCAGCTTTCAGTGGTGGAGGTGCAGATAACCAACAG gatGTTAGTGAGTTTACTCATAAACTCTTGGAATGGTTAGAAGAGGCCTTCAAATTAGACACATCGGGACATCCCTCACAGAATGAAGG AGCCGAAGGAGGTGAAAGTACCAACAAGAACCCTATGCTAGATCTCTTCTACGGTCAGTACAAGGCCGAAGGTATCAACGAGGGCAAGGTCTTCAGTAACCTTGAGACTTTCGGACAGTGCCCTCTACAGATCAACGGTTATAATGACCTTCACCAGAGCCTGGAGGCATCCATGTCCAAGGCAGAAATAGAAACGGTCAATGGAGATGCAACCTACAGATCAGCACAAGAG CACTGGTTCACGAGGTTACCCCATGTTTTAATCTTCGAGCTTTCAAGATTTCAATTCAACCAAGAGCTTGGCCGGCCAGAGAAAATACACAACCAATTTAAATTCCCTTCACTACTTTACATGGATAG ATATATGGATGCTAACAGGGAAGTTGTTAGAAAAAAGCGGGAAGAAGTTGCCATCCTTCGCCTACAGTATAGTGAACTGCAGTCTAGATTAGAAAG ATTTTTATGCTACGGAAGCGGTGCTAAGCGAATGCCTTTATACGATGTCCTTCAATACACGTTAGAATATGCAAACAGCGGATGCCCGGAACAACGGCATCTGGACGGGATGGGAAGCCCTCGGACTAGCTGCAATAATAACTCTGCCAGTGAAGATGTGGAGATGGCCTCGCCCTGTGGGTCAGCAAAGAATAGCCCAAGACCAGG ATCCTCACCAAACCTTCAGCCCATGCAGCATCCCTTCTCTCCACCCAGCCCCACCTCTCTCTCCAGCTCACCAACAGTGTCTTCCAAAGTCCCAAGGTACCAGAAGCCACCACCGTTGAACCTTCTAGACAAGCCCTCATTGCAGCACGGAACAGCTGGTTCACCCGGCCACACCCCTGGGGGTCCCACTGGTACCATTCCAGGACCGTCAATGAAGCATGAGCTGCCTTCGCCTAAGCCTGGCCACATTACCGATTCTGAGCTAGATATCTTACAAGGGTGCCTGAAGAGATGGAGAACGGAGGTCATGagtgaggtcaaag ACTTGCACCATGAGATTGCCAAAGTGGAAGAGAAGATTCATACAACATATGAGGAAGCTGAGCTCAAATAT CAAAAGTACCGCCTCCATGCTGTCCTGGTACACGAAGGTCAAGCCCTAGCCGGTCACTACTGGGCCTACATCCTAAACCACAAGAGGAACGTCTGGATCAAATTCAATGACATCGCCGTTACCGAGGTAACATGGGAGGAGCTAGAGAGGGTATCGTTAGGAGGAGACGGTAACGCTAGTGCCTATTGTGTCATGTACGTTGAGTCTGGTAACCGAGCGCTCTTTGAAG AGGTCCATGCAGAAACTGGTCTGATCAATTTGGATGACCTGGCCAACGACCTCCGACAACTCATCGTCGACGACAACCAGAAATTTGAAGAGGAGCTGAAGCAGTGGGACGAGCAAGTGCAGCTACGCCGACAACAACAGCTGCAACTTCAGCTTCAacag GGAGAGAGAGGACAAGCCGACGGTGGGACCAGGGAGAAGATTACATCAAGAGGAGCAAACACTACTAACAATGATGTTGTCCCTCTTGATGATGTCCCTATGAGGGACGAGGATGATGCAATGTCACCGAGGAGAGGACCGCCCCTTACCAACCAGGACAGCATGGAGACAAGTC ATCCAGAGACCAGGCCCAAGACCCCTAAGAGTCCTAGAACACCAAAGAGTCCTGTCTCCACTGCTCCTTTCTTTGGAGAAGGTGGCCCAGAGGCAGCAGTGCAGCAG ATGTATGCACGTGAACTGAAGAGATGTCAGGAGCTTGCCTTGTCTGAGGACCCCCCTGATTCTGATGCAAGGTTAGAATCGTTTGCTGTCTATCTCCTGAGAAACAATGCAGCTAACGGCCTCATGCAACAGAGTATACTAATACAACTCAAAGACTTAGGATTAGCGTCAGATGATCTGAG GAGTCAAGCGATAGGTAAGATTGCCCAGCGTAAGCTTGAGAGTGACCAAGACTATCGGAATGTCCACTCTCAGTTGAAGCAATGGCAGTCAGATTACAGCACCTTCGTCAGGACGGCTTCATTCTTCAATCACGGCATCTCGTTGTGCCTCAGACAAGGAAT GTATCAAGATGCAATGCCATATTTCATACATGCCTGTAAACTCAACGAAACCTTCGATCCGTCCCAAACAAACAAGAGAATGGATAACAAACTACTAGAATACTACAGGAGACATTGTTTAATA CAACTCAACGAGCAGTGTGCCACGACTTTTGATGCGGGAGAAGAGGCAGATGCCAGCGCAAGTCTGCAGATCATGAGTGAGCTGGTTGTGCCATGTACGAGCCTTCTTGGGTCCAACCCAGGAGAAGATGCACAGGCCGTGGAAGAGATCAGGTCTAGGTGGTGCTCGTATCTTGGCCATGACCTCCCCG